The Acinonyx jubatus isolate Ajub_Pintada_27869175 chromosome B3, VMU_Ajub_asm_v1.0, whole genome shotgun sequence genomic interval AATCGGGCAGAGGAACTGCCCTCATAGAGGCATCTTAATAAAAAACGGCAGGACTGACCGACAGGAAACACTGAACAGGTGCGTGAGGAGGGTCTTCCTGCCCCACTCGCcacggagggggtggggggtagggagagtGTGCGGCTCGGAAAGGTTGGTGTGCATCACGGGTGTGGGTGGTAAGTCGGGGCCCGGGCTGCTCTGACCTCAGAGTCGTTGTTCACCAGGAATTCTCAGCCGCCACCCGTCACGGGGAGGGCCTGGCGGGAATGCGAGCCGATGATGGCAAGCGGCTCCCTCGTCAAAGGGACAGGAGGAGCATTAGATGACCAAGCAGCTCGCAGAGCAGAGGCGGGCATTCTCCCTACTCTGCCAAATACCCCCGCGGGCGCCTGGGGATTCGCGGGGGCACAGCCAGGGCGGTGGTGCCGAAGGGACTTTGCAAAGGGGCCTGAGATCTGCAGCCGACATCTCCCCAGCCGCACAGAACCGGGTCAGCGCCAACGCAGACAGCGAGCGGCAGCGGGACATCTGTGTGCACTTTTCCAGCCGAGAGCAGGGGCCCCTCCGCCTGGAAGGGAGAAGGCAGGACCCGCTCTGCGGCTTGGACCGGAGCCAgtattccatttcttcctcctgtGAATTCTTTCCGGAGCTACGATCAACTTaaggaggttcagagaggtgaagtaactagCCCAGAGTCACCCAGCCAGTACGTGGTGACAGAGCCGTGACGCCAGAGGGGCCTGGCCGAGCGGGGACCTTCCCGGGAGCACCGCCTCTCCAGTCTCCAGGAAGAAACTCTCTGCTGGAAGGAACTGGCTGCTCTGGTCCCTCCCTGCTCTGCGGAGGTGGGACACCCTCGGATTCCCGCCATCCGCCTCGGCGCCCGTCGAGCCCCAGAAGTATACTCTTTTCCATCTGCAATCCCGGCCCAAGTGGGGACACAACTCTTTTTCCTACGGTTTTCTTTAACCGCCTGCACCAAGGCAGGAATCAGAAGCAACGCTGCGAAGGCTGTAACTATAGAAGGCAGTAAACAGCATCAGAATGGCCGAGCCTGCAAGACCCAAGTCAATCCCGTCCCGACGGCTTGTGGCGGGGACGGGAAGGGTGACTGTCCCACAGAGGGAGCACCCGCCAGCCCCAGCGTTGGGGCTGAGCACTCGACATACAACTTCCACATCTTCCCCTTGGAGGCAGGTGCCACAGGCACAGCCGTGCAGGCCCCAAAGCCTAGCACCACTTCTGGCCTCTGCCTGTCTCTGCTCTCTACCGGCAGGTTTCCTGAGGCTGGGAAGTAGGCTCCTGGAGACCTTGGCCCTGACCCCCTAGGGTCAGCTCCCCTAGGGCTGCTCACCTGGGTCCATTTCAAGTCCGAAAAACATGCCCATCCGCGGCCACAGGTGGGAGGTggagacagacagggacagagctCCCATCCAGCTGGGACCCCTCCCACATAAAGGAGGCCGCCTTCCCGACACGGATCCAGAGACAGGCGATGCCTTCTAAAAATAGTGGCCCCAGCACCCGTGTGAGAATTAATCTCCCGTGATTGGCATTTTCCCTCCTATGTTCAAGGATGGAAAtgctccccttttctctctctctctctcttttttggagcatgggaaggcagagaggggctGGATCTGGCATTGGGGTGGTTTTGCCCAACCTCTGCTAGCTGCACCACTTAACAGCTAGGggtccttgggcaagtcacaagATTAGATGCTAGAAtttttcctctcccccaaatCCGCCTCTCTGGACCAGGGTTTAGTGACAACACTCAACATGATAaagggacaggggcgcctgggtggtttggtcagttaggcctatctgactttggctcaggtcatgatctcgcggtttgtgagttcgagccctgcgtccggctctgggctgacggctcggagcccggagctggcttcagattttgcgtctccctctctctctgcccctcccctgctcgtgctctgtctccctctgtctcaaaaataaataaacctcaaaaaaattaaaaaataaaataaaatatgtattcagtTCTGCAAGTGTTTGGAACCTAAAAGGGCACTAGGTCACCATCTCAGGGACAATGGGGCCGGAACTCTTAGCGACCTCAGTGCTTCACGGCCAGCAGGACACAGCATGGTACAATCTGGTCCTAAAGGAGCTGACACTCGGTGTCATGACACTTACCCTTGGCGTCACCCGGTCAGGAAGATGCTGCTCTCAGCGTTTTAGAGACACGGAGGTTAAGCCTGAGGGATTCCCGCTTGCCTGAGGCCACGCAGCTGGCGAGGTTACATTCAGGACTCGGGTTCACGGCTCGCTAAAGCCGCACCCTTACCGGTAAGCCAGTGGTTTCCCAACCGTGCTCCGCGGAACCCTATAGTCTGTCAGAGGTTGTCATGGAGGGAGGGTTGGGACCATGAGGGATCAAGGGGAAGGTTTTCTCATGAGCTCAAGAAAGGCTGGGGTTCGAGAGAGATCCGAGGAGACCACGAGGTGCCAACAGCTCTCAGTGGCAGAACCCCAGGACGAAGAGGAGCTTGTCAAAGACGGACGTGCTCCCCCGCACTCGGGGTCCTCAGACCAACACCCCCGAtctgcgagtgggggaggggtgcctcaAAACGCAAATCAATCTACTGGTAAGAAAAGAGTGTtgcatttctttaagtttatttatttattttgagagagagagagagagcacaaacaggggagggacagagagagaggatcccaagtaggctccgtgctgtcggtgcagagcccgacgcggggcttgaacccccgaaccatgacatcacgacctgagccgaaatcaagagccgggtgcttaaccgactgagccacccaggcgcccggggcgttgcatttaaaaatacacatctgAGTTTGCGTATGAAGATTCACATCACATGCCTACACCTATCCAAGAAAAGTGAccttataaaagaaatacagcaCCGTGTTAGCGGGGCGATGAAATCTGGGGGGGGAGTATTTTCCCATGCCCTTCTGtatattttctgggttttcacATGTTCCGCAACGAATGTTTCGTAAAAGATAACAGTGAAAAAGGAAAGTTGTTTTTtgtggtgtgggggggggggggttattattatttttttaaaggaacaagtTAGGAACCATTCCCGTAACTGGATTATTCCAGTAGACCTAATAAACCCAGGTTACCAGAAATGATTCTTTGGCCATCCCACTCCAAAACGGAACAGCTGGGTGTCCCTGCCAACATTTCCCAAGAGAGGGGAGGAGTTCTTTGCAGGGATAAATGTGTCAGCACCCACGAAAACCCAGCACTCCGGGCGCGTGGCTTTGGGATCCGCCGACTACATCCAGCTCAGAGGCAGGTAATCCGTGATGCTGTGCGTGCTGGGAGCAAAGGAACCCACTTTTCTAGGGTGGTTCTAGGCGTTGGCCTGGAGCCTGcgaggtgggagggagccaggagggagccagggacgGCTCTGGCGCTGGCCCCGCATGCCACGCCCTCTGAAGACAAGTCCTCTCTCTGGGTCTGGGTCTTCACCCCTGCAAAGGGTACCACGAGGGCTTCTGTGGCCCTTTCTGCCTCCAATACGCTTGGATTCTGACTccagccagctgggcacccccaTACACGGGACCTACAGGGCCCCAACTCCGCCGAGGGGCCCGAGGGGCCTCCCCTTGTCTGGCACAGGGCACTGCCCTCACCGCGTGGTGCAGACAGAACTGTTGTACGGGGTCCCTCCGGGCAGAGGCCACGCGGTCTCGGTGGGGGCTGTTTCgtggctcctctcccctccagcgTCCCCGGCCAAACAGACAGGCAGGCTGTGTCTGTCCAGCAACCGAGAGGACGGGCTGCTCAGAAACAGAGCCAGCCTGCTAACTTGCCCAAACAAAGTTCTTTTTCTCCACCAATACTTtgggaaggcgggggggggggggggggggggtaggggttGGGCTGTTTAACGCTTCCAAAGAAACGGTTGCAGCAGCCGAAGGGTAAACAAAGTGTTGAGGCGATTCAACTGCCACCGCCCCTGGTGCTTGTCTGAAGGTGTTTCCCAGCCTCTCGATGGAAAGGGGTTCAACCCCCTCCTCGgccgcccctccctctcctcccctccccagcccccctccccgtcTCAGAAGCTGCCCTTTTCTCCTCTGGACTCTGGGACTGAGTGGGCAGAGCCCGAAGGTACATAATCCTGTTTGCTGTGGTCACCGGCTTTGAACCCCGCCTCTCTCTGATCTTTCCTCCATTCCTTCTCCCGGTGGAATCGTTGCTCTGGCTTAGCTGGTAGTTTCAGAGTTGGGGGTGGCGTGTGGGGGGAGGCGCACCTGCTATCAGCCGGGCCCCTCCATAGCTTCACAAAGCTAACAGAGGCAGAGACTAGAACACAGGCCAcacggggggcagggggaggcggtCGGGACACCATCGGGCCCCCCAAGACTTAAAAGAGCTTTGTTTTCCAGAGTTGAGGGCGGTTGGAATGTCACCCCTCTTGgctttggggctcctggtggctggGCTCTGCCCCACTGTCCGCTGCCTCCTGGGGGGCAGGCTTGGCCCCGAGATAGCCACCCAGGAGGTGCAACACACTGGGCCGCCCTTGGACAGCCTCCGATTGGCCTCCAGCAACACCGCCTTCACCTTCAGCCTCTACAAGCGGTTGGTTTCAAAGACCCCCAATAAGAACGTCATCTTCTCCCCGCTGAGCATCTCCACCGCCTTGGCTTTCCTATCCCTGGGGGCCCGCGGCACCACCCTCACGGAGATCCTCGAAGGCCTCAAGTTCAACCTCACGGAGACCCCCGACACGGAAATCCACCGGGGCTTCCGGCACCTTCTGCAGAGCCTCAGCCGGCCCAGCGACGAGCTACAGCTGAGCGTGGGCAACGCCATATTTGTCAGCGAGGGGCTGAAGCTGCTGGAGAAGTTTAGGGAAGATGCCAGGGCCCTCTACGCCTCCGAGGCCTTCTCCACCAACTTCCAGGACTCGGCGGCCGCCGAGAAGCTTATCAACGACTTCGTGAAGAATAGGACCCAGGGGAAAATTGTGGACTTGGTCAAGGACCTTGACTTGCACACAGCAATGGTCCTGGTGAACTACATCTTCCTTAAAGGTGAGTGCCCGGCTTGGGGTTTGGAAGGAAACGGATCAGATCTGATCTCTTAGTTCTGCTCCAGTGGGGCCGTCTCTGGCCTGGTGTAGCAAACCATGTTATTAGGGAAACCCTCACACAGCAGGTGCCCTTGGTCCggagtgggcagaggggaggaggcgcGGCACCAAGGTCCCTCCTTGCCTGTAAGCATGGTCTTCTCTTAAGGTTTTCCAAATGACGCTGGGACGGGCCCAGTAACCCTTGGACTGAATCAGAGTCCAACTTGCCTGCTCACCAGAAGGCAGGCACTGCCCTTTCAAGTCGCTCTTGGGTGGGAACTTCAGCTTCTTCCCTGAAGAGACGCCTTTGGACATGCTCTAGAAGCCCTCTGCCAGTGCCACACCAGTGGGACCGTTCTGACCTGGACTGGGTCCTGCCCAGGGACTCAGTCTCTGGGAGTCCCAGCCCATCTGGGGGCCATGAACACAGGAAGACAGTGTGTAAGGAGCCTGGCCAACCCAGGGTTCTGTAATAACGGGGGACGTTATGCTCCCCTATaagcttttcttttaagtttatgtatttattttgggagacagagagagacagagcaggggaggggcagagagagagggagagagagaatcccaagcaggctctgcactgtcagtgtggagcccgacgcggggcttggcctcacgaaccgtgagatcgtgaccggagctgaaaatgagagccggccgcttaaccgactgagacacccaggcacccccaatccTCTATGATCTTGAGGGTGGTACCAGCGGGGTCACCATTCTGGGGAAGCGCCTTAGGGGAGGGCAATAGCCCAGCCAGGACCCCTTCCCAGATTCCGGTCGGTCCAGTGCCCCATCCCATGGGTAGAAACCCAGCAAACGCAGACCTCAGCCCGTAAATTCgggacagacagagtgcaaacagagtCAGCCTTGGGGAGCAGCAGCCCCAATGGGGACGAAAAACAGACGAGACCCAAAGCCTGATCATGGAGTCAGGGAGCCCTCAGGTGTCTGAGGGACAAGAGCTGAGGGGAGACACAGCAAGTCTGCAGGAGGGGCTCTGGCTGGGTCCCCCGCCCTGGCAGGTGAAGGCGTGGAACCAGATTTCTCTATAAAACGAATGTGGGCCGATGCGCCCTGTCTTTGTGTCTCCTGTGTTCCCTCCTACCACCCTGCCCTGTCCAAGGATTTTCTCCTCCAAATTCTCCTTCCCAGGGACACACCAGCCGGTgggcttcccccccaccccccactctggtGCCTCTACCAATGAAGCTcaggccccggggcgggggggctcaCTTTCCCAGCAAAGGAGCTCCCACCCACCCTGCTGAGTGCTCCAGTCCTCCTGGGGACAGAGACCTGTGCCCTCTCCTCGGCTGACCTCCGTCCTGCCCTCACGTCCCCACTTGGCCCCTCGTTTCAGCCCGTTTGACCAGGCTGTGCGCCTGTGCGGACCTCCGGGAGAGGCCAACGCCCGGGTGGCCAACTGGCGGTTACGAGCATTGTCCCTTTCAGGGGGCCAGGGGTTTCCCATTCCTCCCCAGGCGGCAGCGCCCCGgggtccctcccccctctctccctgacccctccccGTCTCTCTTGCACCTGCTCGTCCCGGCTTCCGGCAGGTGTCTCGCTCACCACGATGAACCGGATCTTCGTTCCACGGCCCCTTCCCCGTCCCGACCTGTGGGGCTCACCCCCGTCTCCGGCGGCCCGCCCGcttgccccccctccccggcagGGCCGCCCCTAAGAGGCCAGTGGGGTGCCTGGCGGTGCGCCCCCGGGGAACCCGGGCAGAGAAGGGGTAGAGGCCCGGCAGCCCCGTGTTCACGGAGTCCTCTGACCTTCAGCCAAATGGAAGACGCCCTTCGACCCCCACAATACGTTCGAGGCGAAGTTCCACGTgagcaagaggaggagggtgACGGTGCCCATGATGGACCTCGAGGACGTGGAGGTGCCTTACTTCCGGGACGAGCGGCTGGCCTGCACCGTCGTGGAGCTCCAGTACGCCAGCAACGACAGCGCGCTCTTTGTTCTCCCCGACCAGGGCAGGATGGAGGCCGTGGAGGCCGTGCTGCAACCAGAGACGCTGAGGGGGTGGAGACACTCACTGCGGCTGAGGtgactgcccctccctcctcctccgtcgctctcccccactccccgtGTCCCCGGCGCGCGGGACCCCCCTGATGTCCCCAGGCTGGGAGAACCAGTCCCAGCACACGTGGGGCTTGGGGTTACCTTGCCCTTGGCCCATTTACTCCTCCATCGCATAGGTTAATTGAGCAGCTACGATGGGCCAGGCACTAATTTTAAATAGGTAAATTGTTCAGTATGTTGGACCTGAAGAAATGAAGGTGTGGGGGTGGAGACTAGAGCAGGGTAAAATGCTTAGGAACACTGAACCCACCAGGAGGTGGTTAGGGATTTGAAATAGGATCGCCAGCAGGTAATATCTGGGCATCGGCATGACCAGGCGTGAGGGACCGAGCCCTGTGGGTATGTTAGGGAAAagcattcctggcagagggaacgGCCAGTGCGGAGCCTCCGTGCAAAGCCTGGTCTGCCTGAGGATTGGTGAGGCGAGAcaggctggagcagagtgagagtTAGAAGTCAGGGGGCCCCACGGGATGGCTCTGGTCAAGCAGGGCCATGCAGACGCCGGGGAAACCGCAACTCTCCCTCCTCTGAGTGCAATGCGGAGTCATGGCAAGGTCTGCGCCGAAGAGGGAGTGACCTGAGCACTGTTTTAAAAAGACCACCCAGGAAGGTGAGTGGAGAACCAACCGTCGAGGACAAGCATGGAGGCAGGAGGACCTGTTAGGAGCCCAGTGCCGCAATAAGCGTGAGAAGTGGTCAGGGGCCAGGTCAACCTGAGGGTCGAGGCGGGCTGGGACATGGAATGCGGAAGACCAAAGTCAAGGGGACAAGCAAGGCAAGGAGCGTCCTGGGCCCGGTCCCCGCGGTGGGGACACGGGGCGGCAGTCGCAGGTCAGATCCCTGGAAGGCCCACGACCGAGGGACCCCGCTCTCTCACCCACGTTGCATGTTTCAACGCTTCCTTCCTCCGACAGCAAATAGCCGCTGCACGGCAGGGGCTTGATGATCGGGTGTCGACGGGTAGCATATTCATCACACGCCTTTAATTTACAAAGCGCTGAGGAAATATACGCCTCTGCACATTCCCAGCCCATGATGGGTGCTAGGAATGGGTGAGTCAATGAATGGATGCCTGGATGGATGgacgaatgaatgaatttggAGAGGAATGGATATCCTTCCTGCTCATGGGACTCAAGGTTCAGTGGGAGACGCAGCCTCCTCACGTCTGGCAACTGTAAAACCAGGCGGTGACAAGAGCCTGGAGGGGTATAAACAGACAGAGGGAAGTGTGAAGGTGGGGAGCTTTTGCTCCCAGAACTCCCCACCAGTTCCGCTCAGAAGCAGAAGAAGCCCCTGCCCTCGGGGAGCTCGCCAGACAGCCAAGATGGGGGCCTTCAGTTGCACGTTTCAGGATCCCCTCGAATAGAATCCCTTCAtgtccagccccagccccggccaCTCATCCCCAACACCAAGGCCTCCCTCCACTCTGTGAAgcatcctctctccttcctgccttcctacAAGTCCATCCACCTGCCTCCTGCTCCCGTCTCCACCCAGCgagctccttcctccccttcaggACTCAAGTTTGACGCCACCTCCTACAGGAAGCCCTCCTGGTGCCCGTGGAGCATTCTGTGGAATCCCTGTCGGAGACCGTGTGTTTCCCACTGTCCTGCAAGCTTGCGGGGGAGGACCAGGGCAGGCACGGGAGCCGCCACGGCCCCGGCCCTGGCCCCCTGCCTGGCACACGTAGGCACTCGCAGATGTGCATGGATAATTAATGAATTAAGAAGAGTCAGCACAAGGGGTCAAGAAACTGAGgaaaagaggggcgcccgggtggccgagtcggttaagcgtccgtttctggatttcggctcgggtcgtaATCTCAcgcgtggttcgtgagttcaagccccgcactgggctctgcactgacagtgcagagcctgcttgggattctctctctctctctctctctctctgtgccccttccctactcaggttctctgtctctctctctccttccccctcaaaatacataaataaacttaaaaaaagaagaagaaactgaggaaatGAGTTCTTATTTCCAACAAAGTGGCTAGAAAGGAAACCAGGGAAGACCACGCTGGGAGACGGGAGAAGGTGAACATTGGGTCAGGCAGGTTCACCTtaaactttctcttttcccagGTGGGTAGACAACCTGTACCTGCCCAAGTTTTCCATCTCCAGCAGCTATAATCTGGAAGCCATACTCCCCCAGCTGGGCGTGACGAAAGTCTTCACCAACCAGGCCGACCTGTCGGGAATCACGGGGGAGAGGAACCTGGCAGTTTCCCAGGTGAGTCTTTAAACTGTAGGTGACTCATCCTCCATATCTGAGCTCGAATGGTAAAGGCCGGGCGGACGTTTGGGTCCTCTTGAATTTGCATAAATCACTGCATTTCTCATTATCCGGCTCCCCTCCCCGGGACTTGCGCAAGCCCGGGAGAGCTGGGCTGCAACCGTGTTGAAAGCCGGTCCCCACCTCCCCTTGCCATATAATGTGACACGGAAGCCACGCGTGGGGGAGCCTGGGATGGAATGAGAGGTGGACCCCATCCCGTGctgcacctttttaaaaaaaatgtttttttaatgtttatattatttttgagacagagagagacagggtgcaagcgggggcggggcggagagagagagggaggcacagcatccgaagcaggcctcaggctccgagccgtcagcccagagcccgaggcggggctcgaactcacgaaccgtgagatcgtgacctgagccgaagtcggatgctcaaccgactgagccaccccggcgccccccgTGCCCCACCTTTTACTGCCAACAGTGGCAAATAATTACAGTGCTGGAACCCTCaagttttcatctgtaaatgggggtGATGGTTCTTGGCCAGTGTGCAGTGCCCGGCAGATAATCACAGCCACGGGGCAATGGTGATGGAAATGCCCCAAGGGTGTGAAAGGAGAATACAGGGACCCTTGCGCTACGCTTCTGGAAACAAGGCCCCCAGATGAAGCGGGGCGTCTGAGCCTTCCGCTCTCCTCCGCGCCCCGCTTTCCAAAGGGTGCGGTGATGGAGAGACGTGTGCAGAGGGGCCCATGCGGTCCAGGGATGTGAAGCCCCATGACACCCAAAGTCGCCAAGGGGCCCGAGGACATTTCAGATGGAGCAGGAGAGGTGCTAAAACCAGTGGGGCCCTTCCTGTCTGCAGGGATGTCTGCGGCGGCTGCTTCAAGGCCGAGAAGCTGCCAGAAAGTCGCTTGCGAGAAAAATGCCTCATATGACCCTTGACCCTCCTTCTACATTATATGGAGTGGTTTTGGGGGGCAGCACAGTCCCTGGACTCAGACAGAGAGGCACTCAGATCAGGGTgccctccctctgtgtctccatgaccctgagcctcagtttgtgcATCTGTGCGTTGGGTCTGTGCAAGACCGCTGCCAGGGTCGTCGGGAGGAGCAGACAAACGGATCCGGCTGAGCAGCACAATGACAGGCCAGGGTAGATGCCCCCTCGGGACTCTCGAGCAGGCTGTTCACCTCTTGCCCACCCCATCTGCGGTGGCTGACGGTCTCGCGTTCCCGCAGGTGGTCCACAAGACCGTGCTCGACGTGACCGAGGTGGGCACGGAAGCAGCAGCGGCCACGGGAAGCAAAATTATGTTGATGTCTGGAAAAATTGGCCCACTGACCACTGTGAGTTTCAACAGACCGTTTCTGCTGTCCGTACTCAGCAAAGACACCCAGGACATCCTCTTCTGGGGCAAGGTCGCCAACCCCAATCAAGCCTAGGGCCCCCCCTCTGAGGTGCCGGGCGCCCGGGTCTCCTCCAGACGCAGCCTGGCCTCTGCGCACCAAGGAGCCACATGCCAGGCCCTGCCTGGCTCATCCTTTAGACGATGACAGTGACTCTGCCTCGTGGCTTCCACCTGCACAGGGAGCCTGTGGACTTTTTGATCGGAGGCTCTGAGACCTCCAGACAGCAATAAACCACCTTTCTCAGACAGGACGCTCTCCTTGTGCCTTTCTACCCTGATCTGCCTGACTCCACGGCCCTGCGGCTGCCTGTGCCCAGGGGCCAAGCCCCAGAACCTTCCACCGGGCTCAGTCTCACCCAGGCTCTGGGCCCCTCTGCTTGCGGCACTCGTGGCCAAGCCCACCTGGACCTCAGGCCCGGGACGGGAGGAGAGCCTGCGGCCTGGTTCTCTTCTGTGGGCTCCCCTGTCCCGGGTTCCAGTCTcgctttttttccctcccctgggCCCAGATGTGTCTACGCatggacccccacccccaaccctgacCACATCTGGCATAGCCCCTGGACCTCTGGCTCCCAGGCCTTCCCTCCTCCACGATGTCTCCTTTTATTGCGCCCCCCAGCACGCCCAGTCCAGGAGGAATAGCTGCTTTGTAGGTTCCCGGCCGGAGTTCC includes:
- the SERPINA3 gene encoding alpha-1-antichymotrypsin, which gives rise to MCQHPRKPSTPGAWLWDPPTTSSSEAELRAVGMSPLLALGLLVAGLCPTVRCLLGGRLGPEIATQEVQHTGPPLDSLRLASSNTAFTFSLYKRLVSKTPNKNVIFSPLSISTALAFLSLGARGTTLTEILEGLKFNLTETPDTEIHRGFRHLLQSLSRPSDELQLSVGNAIFVSEGLKLLEKFREDARALYASEAFSTNFQDSAAAEKLINDFVKNRTQGKIVDLVKDLDLHTAMVLVNYIFLKAKWKTPFDPHNTFEAKFHVSKRRRVTVPMMDLEDVEVPYFRDERLACTVVELQYASNDSALFVLPDQGRMEAVEAVLQPETLRGWRHSLRLRWVDNLYLPKFSISSSYNLEAILPQLGVTKVFTNQADLSGITGERNLAVSQVVHKTVLDVTEVGTEAAAATGSKIMLMSGKIGPLTTVSFNRPFLLSVLSKDTQDILFWGKVANPNQA